The Engraulis encrasicolus isolate BLACKSEA-1 chromosome 22, IST_EnEncr_1.0, whole genome shotgun sequence sequence CACTGTCAGTTGTACTCATAAAGAATTTCAAATTGGGTAGATTATTTTGACACAGAATGGCAGCagtggccctaccatggcgctaacAGTTGGTTACTATGCGGCTGACACAGGTTCGATTACAGCCTGGGTTCTTTTCTGGCCcttccactcgcttcctgtcccattcttcactgtcctgtccaaataaagttgaccccccctacaaaaaaatataataataataataataataataataataataataataataataataataataataataataataataataatagcagtaATTAAACTAAAATAAAATTAACATATTGTACAAACATCTACTCAGATGATTCAGGCTGACAGATTGGCTTTTACGAAGAAGTATATTGTAATGTATCTCCAGAAGATATTGTGTACACTGCTCTTTCAAGGAAGTAGGAGGTACTTATCTTTTAATGCCCAAATGCTTTTCATAATTTGGAGTGGTGTGTGGGGATAGAGgaggggtgcggtggggtgggtggggtgtgtgttccCGTTAGGATGGCCCAAGAGGATGCCTTAATGATAAAGCGGCTCGCTTAACTGACGGTCAGTAGTGCGCTTTTAATTATTCAAACTGAGCCAAGGCTGCAGTTTTTTGGAAAgcactttgctctctctctctctctctctctctctctctctctctctctctctctctctctctctctctctctctctctctctctctctctctctctctctctctctctctctctctctctctttttctcacaggTGACATCACAGTAAATGTGAGACAAGAGGGatcagtgggagggagagagagaggcccataaGATTAATCGCGAACTATTCAGTGTGCTGAAGTCAGCTGACCCCctcaacacccacacacccacacacacgcacacacacacaggtacatgatAATGCTTGGTCTACTGTATATTTGTCCATATGTCCATATGATTTCAATCGAAGCAATGTCAGCTTTCTGTGGTGTTTGCCCCAAAATATTGTTTCCAGATCAGTTTGACCAATGTGCCTATCTCTTCTATTTCAAGTCTCTCTCATTACAATGGCCTAGGGGATTTTACTCTCATAAGGTTGGTAGTCATTTGGTTGAACACGATGACAAGAGTGAGGGTGCCTCATTGGTTTGATTTTAAATGGCAGCTTGTGGCAAAGCTTGTTGCACCTTTGTCTAATCACATAAAGTGAAGTTTGATGGATGCAGGTTAAACCAAACCTCTAGTcacccaaccgtatctcactcatttcgtgaagttttcacgaaaaaaatagagtaattttcgtggtgcattcacgttattgcccgcctttcgttaagtcttcacgaaaataatagattaattttcacgctgcctattcacttgaattgcccgactgttgcctagcgacccactagtttgatgccctttcggtagcctactgtcacatggtaatcaaacatttcaaacaagcaatttagggttaagtttagggtcaaagttagggttaaggttagggttaaggttagggttagggttaggtttagggttaagtagggttaaggttagggttaggtttaggtttaggggacataaggcgtaagtaccgaaagggcgtcgaattagtgagtcccgagtgtatcagcagtgttctgtcagcaccccctccccgcccctgcagacgtttggataaccatagcagcagtggggcaattcaagtgaataggcagcgtgaaaattaatctattattttcgtgaagactttacgaaaggcgggcaataacgtgaatgcaccacgaaaattactctatttttttcgtgaagactttacggcTCAGTCACAACAACCAGGCTAGAAAATAGCTCCTGTATTCAGTAGCTTCCAAAGGTTGTACCCCTCAATTATGGAGTAGTGAATCACACTGCTCTTGTAAGCAACAGTGGACGATGCAACTCTGGAAAATGGTAGCTTTAGAATATGCAAAAGAGAAGACCGCACTACTATAACAGTCTTTGTATTTTCTTTGTTGAAGACTTACACGTGGACTttgacaaataggcctacactgtacaTTTCTCCATGTACCTCTTACATTACGCTCACCCTCAATGAGTTTGCATTACACTTGTACTGCAGACCAATCTCTTGCTGGTCAGCCCCATTGTCCTGAGCTGTAAATAAATGTACATTGATCCTTGCAATATTTGCATCCCCTCCTAGACTATCTAGAAAGTAATCTGAGAGCGCGGCAGGCCTGAAAGTTTATGTCAGTTCCGCAGCAAGAGCACATCTGTCCAGAAGAGATGGTATTTCCCTCTGATCTTTTCAGATGACAGCAAATCTTTGCGCTGATTTATTTCAAACATAACAGCCATGTCTCACAGTTTGCCTCATTTTATTGACTTTGGATAATGCTGTTATTTGTTCAGAATCTCCCATGCAGGCGAAGTGACAGCAATTCAAATGTCTTCATTTGGATTTCAAATATTTGGTAATTTAACCCATTGAGACTAAATAAACAGAATTGAcactttttatatattttttggggctttattTAATCGGATtatgaagagatgacaggaagtaaatgggagcactGCTTGGCGCACTGCGCCACAACACCCATCAGTAAACACTGGCTATatgtttacatgggacatttaattccaatttaactcactttaattctgaataaagcttcattccgctttgaaaacaccatgtaaacacttcacagttCGGAATTCAATGAAAGATTAAAGGGAATTCGACTGAactatttggaattaaaaacattatgtaaacgTAGTCAATGTTAAAGGTAACATGCAAAGATGTTGCAACCGGTCTTAAAGGGTGCTGCACAGATGCCACTCCCAGCCCTAATGGGTTAATAGCCCACAATTATATTGGATTTATACCTTGCTGCAAGGTTGTTAGTATATTTCATTGTACGTTGTATTTTGGATTGTAGCCTTTACAATATGCTTGCAAGTTCTTTTGTGTTACATGAGTTGGGCTGACTTCCCgaaaggttttgtttttttaatacaatATTGTGTACATATAAAACAGAGACAGAACTACGTCAGACAGTTTATGTACAATGACAACACATAACAGCATAGGTTTGTGGTGAGACACCAACCAATCTTGTAGGCCTACCAATAAATCTTTCACCTCGACAACAAAAGAAGATGTATGTTGCCTTTAATCAAACAGGGTAAACATACAGACAGCTGGTATGTTTTCTAAGAAGGCAGAGAAAGACTCGTCCAAGCTTTTGAGATTACACACACGATAATGGGTGGCTGGGTCATCGCTCTGGGCACTActctagaagacacacacacgcatgcacgcatgcacacactcactcacgcacgcacacacacacacacacacacacacacacacacacacacacacacacacacacacacacacacacacacacacacacacacacacacacacacacacacacacacacacacacacacacacacacacacacacacacactgtcatactcctTCTCCATGCTGTAGTttctcacaacacaacacaatgcaatacaatacaattctgTTTATAGTGCAGTATCGCCATACTTCTCTGGTCTCTCTGgacacagtacagtaggctacataggtAGTGTTTTGCATAGGGACAAGAGGGCGAAGGGTGAAGCAAGCATTACGTATAAGACATTATGCAAATTGTGTTCTGTTTTCACATCAGAATTAAAATATCGATTATATTAAAATCAGGGGTTTATGGAGATAATGGGTTAATGGAGATAACACAAAAATAGTTAAAGAGCGCAAAAGCGATAACGAATCAGAGTAGATAACAGTAAAACATGGCATAAGACTATGAAATCAAACTATAGGGTAAACCTTATTGTTCTGAAAGCAAaacaatttaattttttttacttaaaattGGTAATGAACCTACTCGTCCTCCCTAGCCTGTGTTGGAAGCACAGAACAGTGCAGGCCAATCTCCAGTCCAGAGAGGGGACTCTGCCCTTACTGGCTTCTGCAGTTAACTTGGTTCCCTAGATTTGTGAGCTGCCTTGAACCAAACAGCTGAACAACACAACTGAGACTCATAAACACTCAGCATGCCATTGGTTTTGCTTTTCACTGAGTCCAAATCCCTTGAGTGGTATGCCTCGAGATGCACACcgtagcataggcctacagagtAGGTAtggagttaaaggaccagttcagtcaatttcaatatgctgttgtattgctcaccctacccttcactggtcagtacccggtgatgccacatttttcggctcagccctttccgagatatgagctattccaatgggggcagcgtttgtttacattttttagaaaattaacataggcctactccaaatatttttccaaaaggtaccactgtttgctagttgtccgctgatgttgtataaccctttggatgtttttgggaataaataaaaacgtttttttgaaatgtaaacaaagcgctgcccccattacaatgactcggatctcggaaaaggctgaagaagaaaacaaaactcaggtactgaaaagtccagggtagtgtgagcattacaactgcatgttgaaattgaagtGAACTTATCCTTTAAGAGGAACACTTTTATACAGTATGAAATACATTTTCACTTGATTGTCCCAGTTTTTGATGGTCTGTCCTGGGAAATATTTTTCGTGAACACTGAATGAGCCAATGCTTACAAGAATATGGGTCAATTTGGTTGTTGAAATGTTCATGTTGTTGTGGCAATCCTAACATGCacccactatgacagtacacctGTGACAGTACACTAAGTCTTTAGTAATACTGTTGTTCTCTATGTAAATTACGTAAGATTAGCCCATTGCCCTCTACTAACAAGTAACTTGCAACAGGGGCCGAGTCTTAACACATCTTAATGGGCAGGCTGTAATGAGCCTGCTTTAATGGACATGCGCATTTGAACAGGGGGACACACCTAAGAATGTAGACAGACACTCAGCAGTAAGGCACAGCTAAATCACTGCACATCATTCTAAAAGCTTCTGTTGCCAGTAACTAATACTGTGTTccagcacctccttttctttTCGCTGAAATgatccattcctccctccctccctctctctctctctctctctctctctctctctctctctctctctctctctctctctctctctctctctctctctctctctctctctctctctctctctctctctacccatccaTTGAGGCAACTGTGTGAGGCAATTAGCCCCAATATGGGCCGGTCATTAGGCCTCCCGCAAGCTGAATGAGGTCTGCTCGGCACGCAGGCTAATCAATATTAATGATGGATTATTTACAATTAACGATGGTCCCATAATGGTCCCctaattgtttgtttttgtttgagcgcgagggagagaggtgagagcCTGGGATGGCTGGCTCATCACGTAAGAGACGAGAGCAAACGTTCGCccactcccctcacctcacccaccTCACCCACCTCACCCACTCCTCTCTCATTAGGCATTTGTaggcatttgcatgtgtgttgctTTATAACTGACGCACGGCATGAATGAATAAACACAATTTGAATCACTGATAGCCTGGAGTGTGGAACATTTCACCTGATCTGTTCTCCACATGCCAGTACTAAAGTTAACAATTATTTGActatttaacaaaacacacatagaAATGACAGTATTGCTGATCGATACAGTATAAGCTTGCTGTGCCGGTAGTACCTTTTGCAGGATAATTATGTACCTCCTTCTAATGTATACTCAATGTGGTGTTCCCTGGGGTACAATATTATGTCTAAAAGCATGGAGGGGCTGGAaacctggcatacagggcatacattttcctggtgggttgatagtccccaggggccgatgttttctatttgtttgtttgtatttttcttaGGAACTGACCCACAGTTTATGGCCATTGGTCCATCCTCAATATACTGTAGACAGTATATATACGTCAACAGGATATATACGtaatacaaatatgttttttaTATGTGAGAGGCTCGTTAAAGCCCAAAATTCCAGGTGTTTTTTGGTCCCAGCCCAACCCCGCCTAAAAGTTTACCAAAACATTATTTATGATATAGATATCATATTTTACCCCAGTACATGTCCTGCGGAAGGTACAACTGGTGCGACAAGCTTAGGTACACAGtacttccatttctctctgtgtAATGGTGAACACAGTCTCAGAAGAGCAGCCCGACTTCTTTCAAAGGCAAATTTCTGTCTGGCCACTCGTCTGCATGCAAACATCGACACCGCCTGGAGCTTTCCAAGGTTTTTAAGTCAGCAGCAGGTCTACTCCTGTCCCAGGTGAGTAGGCTAGAGTTGAATTTATGACCATGGCTGTGACCATCacctccacaccccaccccaccaccctccccaACGAGACATGGCGTTGTGGTTGGATGCCACGGCTTGGCTGGGCCCTCCCTCTCTTTACCTTGCTGGAGCACCCTGCAATTTAAGAGTGGGGTCAACCCGAACATCAGGCGCTACCGTGACGCCCTCCTCTGTCTCAaactctgtctcagtctctctctttcttctgtctctctttctctctttgccttGTCTGTCTATTCTCTGTCGGCTTTACTCTACTCCTCAGAGCAGGGTTCAGTTTGGAGATTAAAGCACAGGAGCAGGCAGCACTTAtacgtgtcagagagagagaaagaggaagccaAGACAgagccagggggagagagagacataggtggacaggaagaggagggatagatagaggggcagagagagaagagagggagagagagagagagagagagagagagagagagagagagagagagagagagagagagagagagagagagagagagagctcaagcAGCCCAGCGTCTTTGACAGACAGGTGATATGATCAAGCCTTGAAGCCTGCTGAAGATCACTCATCCCTGGAAAGAAGCAGAACCTCCAGAGCAGCCACTCAGGCTGGGCTGATGGAAGCACTTTGATCGGCCTGAGACCCCTGAAGCGCCCTTGAGGAGGACCACCTTGAAGACCACCAAAGGAAAGCATACCAGCACAGGGGAGGTGTGTttccctgttgttgttgttttggagcGTGTGTGCGTCCAAGTGTGTCTGTGGGGGTGTTTGCCATTTCTTCAAGGGAGGGACCTACTCACAGAGACCATGACCGTGGTTGTTCTTTTGACAACGTTAGCCTTGCTCCTTGTGGCTGTCTGTGTAGAACCAACGCCTGTGGACTTTCTCCAGAGAATAAACAGCAAACAAGAGCAGGCTTCTCCACACCGAGCTGCGTGCCCGAAGAAATGCCAGCCTGAGCTCTGCCCATCATCTCACCTGCTGCAGCGGTGCCCGGCAGGTCGGGCCAAGGACTCCTGCGGGTGCTGCTGGGAGTGTGGGAACGCCGAGGGTCAATTTTGCGATGTTGACCCCTCCGCTGGTTTGTACGGGCGTTGTGCAGAGGGCCTGAAGTGCCGCGTCCCTCCCAAGCAGAAGTCCCACTTCctgtctggagaggagaggaaagaggaagtagAGGAGGCGCCCAGGCCAGTCTGCGTGTGCGCCCGCCAGGACGTGCTGTGTGCCACTGATGGGAATACCTATGAGAATAAATGCCAACTGCGCAGCGCCCAGCACAACATGGCTCCCGGACAGGATAAGCCCACCCTGGCACACTATGGGCCGTGCCGATCACGTGagtgctttttttttctctccgtcaTGGGGCAGGGGGTGAGAAGATTGTTTTGGTGAAGAATGcattgttttggaactatgtgttGCCAGTTGCTCATGTGGTCGGCCTTTTAGAATAACCTCCGGGGCCAGCCTAGATTTGCAGCAGGCACTAAGTTTTCTGGTTAATTATCTAAAAGCATTGTATGTGCAGCATTATCATCCAGTAGTTGCCAATGTACAGCCTCTTTTTCTACGATTGCCAAGTCCTGCAGGCATTAATTGCGGGACCAGACTGTTAAGTGCTGCTACAGATTTAAATTTAACCGTCCATTATATCAGTGGTGCAGCCTATAAAGTGGGTCTCCTGCAGATTAAATTACAAGCCTGTGCTGGTATTAACTACAGTTAATGGGCTGTGGTAAGTGAAATTTTGATATAACGCTCCAATTAAAGTGGCTGGGAATTCAGTAAACCATATTGGCATTGAGTACCCCCCTGGAAGGGCCAGGTTTCTGTAGGTTTTCTAAGTTCCAGCAACAGAGCATTACCTAGCTAGGGGGTAATTTGACATCACTCATTTCAACTTTAATGAGGCTGAGACATGTTAGTTGAATGCTTGCTCTGTTAGTACGAACAGTCAGAATTTCATTTTATACACAGATGAGACAAGGGTAACTAAACCCTACTGTTAGGTTTTAAAGGCAATATCTATCACACTCGCTGAGAACCCTGTAGCTGACTTGTGACTTTgttttttctgcctttatttgcTTTCAGGGCCAGTGATCACGATGGGACCACAGGACAGCCACGTCTTGGAGGGCAGCGATGCGGTTTTTGTGTGTGAggtctcctcctttcccctggCCACCGTCCACTGGACCAAGGATGGAGAGAACATTTTGCTTCCTCCCACTGACCCCAACCTCGCTGCACAGGTATCCAGAATATCCACAAGGTTACAAGCACATCTTTACAGTACATTACCTATGGACAGGGCTCTAaagtaacttttttcatcaccagccaaaatggctagtagatgttaatcgtactagtcaaacacacactcactcatgggtcagcgtggctagtaagttggtcttttctaccagccaaactgaaatttcaccagcatttggccggttggctggtgctaatttagagccctgcctatgGATGTATCAAGTAGTCTGCGTAAGCCATTACAACTGACAGCAATT is a genomic window containing:
- the kazald2 gene encoding kazal-type serine peptidase inhibitor domain 2 — protein: MAVTITSTPHPTTLPNETWRCEPTPVDFLQRINSKQEQASPHRAACPKKCQPELCPSSHLLQRCPAGRAKDSCGCCWECGNAEGQFCDVDPSAGLYGRCAEGLKCRVPPKQKSHFLSGEERKEEVEEAPRPVCVCARQDVLCATDGNTYENKCQLRSAQHNMAPGQDKPTLAHYGPCRSRPVITMGPQDSHVLEGSDAVFVCEVSSFPLATVHWTKDGENILLPPTDPNLAAQARRGPQRFELSGWLQIQGTRAADEGVYACWARNAFGETSASARLQVLRKGWASDTFGMMDDEEGEDDEDYDEGHSSGHMYV